From a single Paenibacillus sp. FSL R5-0345 genomic region:
- a CDS encoding aminopeptidase → MKDPRIQKLAANLVGYSVDVQPGENVLVEMIGNERDLIKAVVEEIGKAGGHAFVQLTDRTVLRSMLKYATRESLQTWAEIDLNRMKQMDCYIGIRAGENVNDLSDVPEENMKLYNSLYSHPVHSEQRVKHTKWVVLRYPNASMAQLANISTEAFEDFYFEVCNLDYAKMDKAQDALADLMRRTDKVHISGPGTDLKFSIKGIGAEKCSGQKNIPDGEVYSAPVRDSVNGTISYNAPSVYNGVTFENIKFKFENGKIVEAISNDSARLNEILNSDDGARHIGEFAIGFNPYILHPMNDILFDEKIAGSLHFTPGQAYDVTDNGNRSSIHWDLVLIQRPDYGGGEIYFDDILIRKDGIFVLPELEGLNPENLK, encoded by the coding sequence ATGAAGGATCCCAGAATTCAAAAACTGGCGGCAAATCTTGTAGGTTATTCCGTAGATGTCCAGCCAGGCGAGAACGTGCTTGTAGAAATGATTGGAAACGAAAGAGATTTAATTAAAGCTGTTGTAGAGGAAATCGGCAAGGCCGGCGGTCATGCTTTTGTGCAGTTGACAGATCGTACAGTCCTACGCAGCATGCTTAAATATGCAACACGTGAGAGTCTTCAGACATGGGCTGAAATTGACTTGAACCGGATGAAACAAATGGATTGTTATATCGGCATCCGTGCAGGCGAGAATGTAAATGACCTGTCCGATGTTCCAGAAGAAAATATGAAATTGTATAATTCTTTGTATTCCCATCCAGTGCATAGTGAACAACGCGTGAAGCATACGAAGTGGGTAGTTTTACGTTATCCCAATGCGAGTATGGCTCAGCTTGCAAATATTAGTACAGAAGCATTTGAGGACTTTTATTTCGAAGTATGTAATTTAGATTATGCCAAAATGGACAAGGCTCAGGATGCATTGGCCGATCTTATGCGCAGAACAGATAAGGTACATATTTCGGGTCCTGGAACAGATCTTAAGTTCTCTATCAAAGGAATCGGTGCAGAGAAATGTTCTGGTCAAAAAAATATCCCGGATGGCGAGGTTTACAGCGCCCCTGTTCGTGATTCTGTAAATGGAACGATCAGCTATAATGCACCATCTGTATACAACGGAGTAACCTTCGAAAATATCAAATTCAAATTCGAGAACGGGAAAATTGTTGAAGCAATCAGCAACGACTCCGCTCGCTTGAACGAAATCCTGAATTCAGATGACGGCGCACGTCACATCGGTGAATTTGCCATAGGCTTTAACCCGTACATCTTGCACCCTATGAATGATATTCTGTTCGATGAGAAAATTGCAGGCAGCCTGCACTTTACACCGGGGCAAGCTTATGATGTTACAGATAACGGAAATCGTTCCTCCATTCACTGGGATCTTGTATTAATCCAACGTCCAGATTATGGCGGAGGAGAGATTTATTTTGACGATATATTGATCCGTAAGGATGGAATCTTCGTGTTACCAGAACTAGAAGGTCTGAATCCTGAAAACTTGAAATAA
- a CDS encoding M20 family metallopeptidase encodes MKSLAVDSLMPEIVEWRRHLHRHPELSFHEKETSAFIANKLAEFGIEVRRSTSGYGVTGILRGQRPGKTVVLRADMDALPIKEENKNDYVSQNEGVMHACGHDGHTSILLGVASYYSSRLDEIEGELRFLFQPAEEVCPGGAQGMIAEGVLEGADAIYGLHLWTPLPMGTVGSAPGPLMASADEFFIDIIGKGGHGGMPNRTIDSIVAGAALVTQLQSIVSRSVNPLEPAVLSVGTIQGGFAQNVIAEHCRITGTVRAFDEETRHLIRSRIEEMTVSIAGAYGAEAKIDYVMGYPPLVNHEGEYQRFSEVAPGAFGEPVQVIVMEKLMPAEDFAYYVKEIPGCFMFVGAGNPDKDAVYPHHHSKFDFDEDAMLHGMKLLIAMANSCLEEKIIV; translated from the coding sequence ATGAAGAGCTTAGCGGTTGATTCGCTCATGCCGGAGATCGTGGAATGGAGACGCCATTTACACCGTCATCCGGAGTTGTCTTTTCATGAAAAGGAAACATCGGCATTTATAGCAAACAAGTTAGCAGAATTCGGTATTGAAGTTAGAAGAAGCACATCAGGGTATGGTGTAACAGGTATATTGCGAGGACAACGGCCGGGGAAAACGGTAGTCCTTCGCGCGGATATGGATGCACTACCTATTAAAGAGGAAAACAAGAATGACTACGTTTCGCAAAATGAAGGGGTTATGCATGCCTGTGGGCATGATGGACATACTTCAATCCTACTGGGTGTAGCCTCTTACTATAGCAGCCGCCTTGATGAGATCGAAGGGGAGCTGCGTTTTCTTTTTCAACCTGCGGAGGAAGTCTGTCCTGGCGGTGCACAGGGGATGATTGCTGAAGGCGTATTGGAAGGGGCGGATGCAATATATGGTCTACATTTGTGGACCCCGCTGCCAATGGGAACTGTCGGCAGTGCACCAGGACCGCTTATGGCATCTGCGGATGAATTTTTTATTGATATCATCGGTAAAGGTGGTCACGGCGGCATGCCTAACCGCACGATTGACAGCATTGTGGCAGGGGCGGCACTTGTGACTCAGCTCCAGAGCATCGTAAGCCGCTCTGTGAACCCGCTGGAGCCCGCTGTTCTCAGTGTAGGAACCATTCAAGGGGGATTCGCCCAGAATGTCATTGCTGAGCATTGCCGGATTACAGGAACCGTGCGGGCATTCGACGAGGAGACCCGCCATCTGATCCGCAGCAGGATCGAAGAAATGACAGTTTCAATTGCTGGTGCATACGGTGCAGAAGCTAAGATAGACTATGTCATGGGTTATCCACCACTCGTAAATCATGAAGGTGAATACCAGCGTTTTTCTGAGGTGGCACCAGGAGCATTTGGGGAGCCCGTTCAGGTGATTGTGATGGAAAAGCTGATGCCAGCCGAGGATTTTGCCTATTATGTTAAAGAGATTCCTGGCTGCTTTATGTTCGTAGGTGCTGGGAATCCAGATAAAGATGCAGTCTACCCGCATCATCATAGTAAATTTGATTTTGACGAAGATGCTATGCTGCATGGGATGAAATTGTTGATCGCTATGGCTAATTCCTGTTTGGAAGAGAAGATAATCGTATAA
- a CDS encoding YugN family protein: MIFENTGLVGLKSDLLYLDESATKAGFIRWQWEYYRATYDCKIEDPQDGGEYFLRINTRAIEGKLEKADAVLAIEAVYLGKATFPHGLEYDSPVPKPVLDTAATRILELKQLLEA; this comes from the coding sequence ATGATTTTTGAGAACACGGGCCTCGTAGGATTGAAGAGTGATCTTCTCTATCTGGACGAGAGTGCTACAAAGGCTGGCTTTATCCGCTGGCAATGGGAATACTATCGTGCCACTTACGACTGCAAAATTGAAGACCCACAGGATGGTGGCGAATACTTTCTACGCATCAACACTCGCGCAATCGAGGGGAAGCTAGAGAAGGCTGATGCCGTACTTGCAATTGAAGCCGTATACTTAGGGAAAGCAACATTCCCCCATGGTCTGGAGTATGACTCTCCGGTCCCTAAACCAGTATTGGACACTGCTGCTACTCGGATTCTCGAATTAAAGCAGCTGTTGGAGGCTTGA
- a CDS encoding HPr family phosphocarrier protein, whose translation MSSNNAAIVDIAQTAGQFNSSIVLQADNKYIDVKSILGLFTTLVSSQSYELHVHGTDAEEAKKAMSEVFAKHGLNFTVVAE comes from the coding sequence ATGTCCAGTAACAATGCGGCAATCGTTGATATTGCTCAAACGGCAGGTCAGTTCAACTCTTCAATCGTTCTTCAAGCGGACAACAAGTACATTGATGTTAAGAGTATCCTTGGTTTGTTCACGACTTTGGTATCAAGCCAAAGCTACGAGCTTCATGTTCACGGAACAGATGCAGAAGAAGCTAAGAAGGCAATGAGTGAAGTTTTTGCTAAACACGGTTTGAACTTTACAGTTGTAGCTGAGTAA
- a CDS encoding Asp23/Gls24 family envelope stress response protein has translation MAEQLQLEMGNIRISNDVVSKIAGLAALETPGIAAMSGGLSEGWAKRLSGKNVQKGVTVEVGQLEAAVDLRIIVLYETPIHEVCRMLQQNVREAVESMTGLHIVEVNVKVEGVAFKNDEIA, from the coding sequence ATGGCAGAACAACTTCAATTGGAAATGGGAAATATACGAATTTCAAATGACGTCGTCTCGAAAATTGCCGGATTGGCTGCCTTGGAGACTCCAGGTATTGCAGCCATGTCAGGTGGCCTATCAGAGGGCTGGGCGAAGCGTCTTAGTGGTAAGAACGTCCAAAAGGGCGTTACCGTTGAAGTGGGACAGCTAGAAGCAGCAGTAGACCTGCGTATTATAGTTCTCTATGAAACTCCGATACATGAAGTGTGCCGGATGCTTCAACAGAACGTACGCGAAGCTGTGGAGAGCATGACTGGACTTCATATTGTTGAAGTGAATGTCAAAGTTGAAGGCGTAGCCTTTAAGAACGATGAAATTGCTTAA
- a CDS encoding YlaN family protein yields MTSSELQEQFNLKAINLLQEDADKIQQLIEVQMENLATRYCPLYEEVLDTQMYGFSREVDFAVRAGLVPEITGKMVLSKLERNLAVLYEALNNKAKEE; encoded by the coding sequence ATGACTTCGTCGGAATTACAGGAACAGTTTAATCTTAAAGCGATCAATCTTCTACAAGAAGATGCCGATAAAATTCAGCAACTTATTGAAGTGCAGATGGAAAATCTGGCAACACGCTACTGCCCTCTCTATGAGGAAGTGCTGGATACCCAAATGTACGGTTTCTCAAGAGAGGTCGATTTTGCGGTTAGAGCAGGTTTGGTGCCAGAGATTACCGGTAAAATGGTGCTGAGTAAGCTGGAGCGGAATTTAGCAGTACTCTATGAGGCTTTGAATAACAAAGCAAAAGAAGAATAA
- a CDS encoding sensor domain-containing diguanylate cyclase yields the protein MSEQKAYVHKDSRMLLQDNINVSRDSEDPTAWLRETEIVTHDFPYLANLIADSFNEWFGELDVLPFSRSWEWSVLNFEGKYLSSIRDQQELWRQKWEQAAASSLFSRTISAVELTVEGKDLSFFTIPLFTRVDNELFAFLGCSMPTQQYEMGGRDTAEAMSLHYRTCFYHKFEHIFVADLASTHIHAERESNRRSLLFQIVQRMHDNIDVNAVLSEVIDSISAMYPGARLELFMSQDHRSTHPQVKPLPFHMSSDDVCARAFKDGRVALHTSDEDHRNVEIGLPLGGKQGVYGVFHMVMDNPIFPDVDLRFLSMVADTAGTAFENAKLYERSNQLIRELRMSNELTQRLNQSLRLGDIFQFAFEELLEMFGADYCCILHMNEEKGGLEVIACNHPSLQNEILEVGAGLGGKVYSTGESLIMSDYIDNPKTTSRLMNATGSQSLIATPLSVGGEIRGAIMLAHRDAHYFSYDNYRLLQAMAGHIGLAVGNARLHAEVRRLANRDSLTGLYARHYLDEEIKERQSTDFCGSLIVVDIDQFKIVNDTYGHQKGDKILKEVSEIVKSSIRQGDIAARWGGEELSVYLPLMGVEQAGYVAERIRKRVMEETEPSVTVSCGIAEWSWMDDRVSVESLFYRADMALYKAKHNGRNQVVFDIKENDNHTKNP from the coding sequence ATGTCAGAGCAGAAAGCATACGTCCATAAAGACAGCCGTATGCTGTTACAGGACAACATAAACGTTAGTAGAGATTCCGAAGATCCCACCGCCTGGCTTAGGGAAACGGAAATAGTAACGCATGACTTCCCTTATCTAGCAAATCTGATTGCAGACAGTTTCAATGAATGGTTTGGTGAGCTCGATGTCCTTCCATTCTCCAGATCCTGGGAATGGTCTGTGCTTAATTTTGAAGGTAAGTATTTAAGCAGCATACGCGATCAACAAGAACTATGGAGACAAAAGTGGGAACAGGCAGCAGCTTCTAGCTTGTTTTCAAGAACAATCTCTGCTGTTGAGTTGACCGTAGAAGGTAAGGATCTGAGCTTTTTTACCATACCGCTATTCACTCGCGTCGACAATGAACTCTTTGCATTTTTGGGCTGTTCTATGCCTACGCAACAATATGAAATGGGTGGACGAGATACCGCAGAAGCAATGTCGCTGCATTACCGTACCTGTTTCTATCATAAGTTTGAACATATATTTGTTGCAGATCTTGCAAGCACCCATATTCATGCTGAACGTGAAAGCAATCGTCGTTCTTTGTTATTTCAGATTGTCCAGCGGATGCATGACAACATAGATGTGAATGCCGTACTTTCGGAAGTCATTGATAGCATCTCTGCGATGTATCCGGGAGCGAGGCTTGAGCTGTTTATGTCTCAAGACCACCGCAGCACGCATCCGCAGGTCAAACCCTTACCATTCCACATGTCCAGTGATGATGTCTGTGCTAGGGCGTTTAAGGATGGACGCGTTGCACTGCACACAAGTGACGAGGATCACCGTAATGTAGAGATTGGTCTTCCGTTAGGTGGCAAGCAGGGGGTTTATGGAGTTTTCCATATGGTAATGGATAATCCAATCTTTCCAGATGTTGATTTGCGGTTTCTTTCAATGGTGGCCGATACAGCAGGAACTGCTTTTGAGAATGCCAAGCTATATGAGCGCTCTAATCAGCTGATCCGTGAGCTCCGCATGAGTAATGAGCTTACCCAACGTCTGAATCAAAGCTTGCGTTTAGGTGATATTTTTCAATTTGCATTTGAAGAGCTGCTTGAAATGTTTGGTGCAGATTACTGCTGTATCTTACATATGAATGAGGAGAAGGGCGGGTTAGAGGTTATTGCCTGCAACCATCCCTCTTTACAGAACGAAATTTTAGAAGTAGGGGCAGGCTTAGGTGGTAAGGTATATTCCACTGGAGAATCACTCATCATGTCTGACTACATAGATAATCCTAAGACAACTTCCCGACTAATGAATGCTACCGGTTCGCAGTCGCTGATCGCTACACCTCTTAGTGTGGGTGGTGAAATACGGGGTGCAATTATGTTAGCACATCGTGATGCACATTATTTTTCATATGATAATTATAGACTGCTGCAAGCGATGGCGGGGCATATTGGTCTAGCGGTAGGTAATGCCAGGCTGCACGCTGAAGTCAGACGACTTGCGAACAGAGACAGCCTAACTGGACTTTATGCTCGACATTATTTGGACGAAGAGATAAAAGAAAGACAGTCTACAGACTTCTGCGGTAGTTTAATAGTTGTGGATATTGACCAGTTCAAGATTGTGAATGATACCTACGGTCATCAAAAAGGAGATAAGATTCTAAAAGAGGTCAGTGAAATCGTGAAATCCTCTATCCGTCAAGGTGATATTGCTGCTAGATGGGGAGGAGAGGAGCTATCCGTTTATTTACCGTTAATGGGAGTGGAACAGGCGGGTTATGTAGCCGAACGTATACGCAAACGCGTCATGGAAGAAACTGAACCTAGTGTAACTGTATCCTGCGGAATAGCGGAATGGAGTTGGATGGACGATCGAGTAAGCGTCGAGTCATTGTTTTATCGAGCGGATATGGCGCTGTATAAAGCTAAGCATAATGGTCGTAACCAAGTTGTCTTTGATATTAAAGAGAATGATAACCATACTAAGAACCCTTGA
- the ftsW gene encoding putative lipid II flippase FtsW, which produces MSNRKGKTKQNVSLPKRGTPDFQLLILTLLLVGFGLVMVFSASSSLTLASSKFGNDPLYFMKRQMIWIVLGIVVMFTAMNIPYSKFKKWYVPIFIITVILLLIVAFSERINGAKSWLSIGKLGIQPTELAKISIILYLSALITKKGERFRDFRTGYIPVMVIVGIVAGLIMMQPDLGSCLILVATSGLVIYAGGASMKHILGSIALLVLGVGIVMGAKAAIDSLSPATDKVAANQDYRKGRIQAFIDPYQDAEGEGYNIIQSLTALGQGGVSGSGFGKSIQKLDYLKYPYTDFIFPVIGEEFGFVGTALFLMLYLYFIWRGILISLRCKDPFGTLVGIGIMGLIAIQAFVNIGGVTKTIPLTGVTLPFISYGGSSLLVSMLSMGIILSISRETNLPAKEEVTKSVTTVRQVRSR; this is translated from the coding sequence TTGAGTAACAGAAAGGGAAAGACGAAACAAAATGTCAGCCTGCCCAAAAGAGGAACACCCGATTTCCAACTACTTATCTTAACACTACTACTTGTGGGTTTCGGTCTAGTCATGGTCTTCAGTGCTAGCTCCAGTTTGACTTTAGCGAGCTCGAAGTTCGGTAATGACCCTCTATATTTCATGAAACGCCAAATGATCTGGATCGTACTTGGAATTGTTGTTATGTTTACAGCCATGAATATTCCCTACAGTAAATTCAAGAAGTGGTATGTCCCTATCTTCATCATCACCGTTATTCTCCTGCTAATTGTAGCCTTCTCTGAAAGAATCAATGGCGCCAAGAGCTGGTTAAGTATCGGGAAGCTAGGGATCCAGCCTACCGAACTAGCCAAAATATCGATTATCCTGTATCTCTCCGCGCTGATTACCAAAAAAGGTGAACGGTTTAGAGATTTCCGCACAGGATATATCCCTGTAATGGTCATTGTGGGTATCGTTGCCGGACTTATTATGATGCAGCCAGATTTGGGCTCATGCCTTATTCTAGTAGCTACCAGTGGACTTGTCATTTATGCAGGCGGTGCCAGCATGAAGCATATCCTAGGCTCTATTGCACTCTTGGTGCTCGGAGTAGGAATTGTTATGGGGGCTAAGGCAGCGATTGATTCCCTTTCCCCTGCAACTGACAAAGTAGCCGCCAATCAGGACTACAGAAAAGGTCGTATTCAAGCTTTCATAGATCCCTATCAGGATGCTGAGGGTGAAGGGTATAATATTATTCAGTCTTTGACCGCTCTCGGACAAGGTGGAGTCAGCGGCTCTGGGTTTGGCAAAAGCATTCAAAAGCTGGATTATCTTAAATACCCGTATACGGACTTTATTTTCCCCGTGATTGGTGAAGAGTTCGGCTTTGTAGGCACAGCATTATTTCTGATGTTATACCTGTATTTTATCTGGCGAGGGATTTTAATCTCATTAAGGTGCAAAGACCCCTTTGGCACACTTGTCGGCATTGGGATTATGGGTCTCATAGCCATTCAGGCCTTTGTCAATATTGGCGGTGTAACGAAGACGATTCCGCTTACCGGAGTAACTTTACCATTTATCAGCTATGGCGGCTCTTCACTTCTCGTGAGCATGCTGTCCATGGGAATTATCCTGAGTATTTCCAGAGAAACTAATCTTCCAGCTAAAGAGGAAGTAACGAAATCTGTAACTACAGTTAGACAAGTTCGTTCCCGGTGA
- the cax gene encoding calcium/proton exchanger, whose amino-acid sequence MKKWISPALLAITFILSAIGHYADWDHTLQFVLSAVAVVFVAGFLGRATESVAHYAGQRLGGFLNATFGNAAELIIAFFLVKEGLFDMVKASLTGSIIGNLLLVLGLSIFAGGMKFKVQNFNVTLAGMNGSLMIVAVIALFVPAMFFNTHSITEKDTDVLSLIVAGLLIASYMAWLIFSMITHKKHLEDVTEAGKDESATEHAPAWSRNRSILYLLVATVMVAFVSEWLVGTLETLTERFGFSELFVGAFLVAIIGNAAEHSAAIMLAMKNKIGAAVEIAVGSSLQIALFVAPVLIFASYFMGDTMDIVFTTIEIVAIGVAVFIAKSITQDGSTNWYEGLLLLTVYLILGVSFYLV is encoded by the coding sequence TTGAAAAAATGGATTTCACCAGCTTTGCTGGCTATCACCTTTATCCTTAGTGCCATAGGACATTATGCAGATTGGGACCACACGCTTCAGTTCGTTCTCTCTGCAGTAGCCGTTGTGTTTGTGGCTGGCTTTCTGGGCCGCGCCACAGAAAGTGTGGCTCATTATGCCGGACAACGGTTAGGCGGCTTCCTAAACGCTACCTTCGGTAATGCCGCAGAGCTAATCATTGCCTTTTTCCTGGTTAAGGAAGGACTGTTCGACATGGTAAAAGCCAGTCTTACCGGTTCCATTATAGGCAATTTGCTGCTCGTCCTAGGTTTAAGTATTTTCGCTGGCGGTATGAAGTTCAAAGTGCAGAATTTCAACGTAACCCTTGCTGGTATGAACGGTTCCCTAATGATCGTAGCGGTTATCGCCTTATTTGTTCCGGCTATGTTCTTCAATACTCATTCCATAACTGAAAAAGATACAGACGTACTCAGTTTAATCGTTGCCGGGCTGCTCATCGCCTCTTACATGGCTTGGCTAATCTTCTCCATGATAACGCACAAGAAACATTTAGAGGACGTTACAGAAGCCGGTAAGGATGAATCAGCAACTGAACATGCGCCTGCTTGGTCTAGAAACAGATCCATCCTATATCTGCTGGTTGCAACCGTGATGGTAGCCTTTGTTAGTGAGTGGCTGGTAGGAACGCTAGAAACATTAACTGAGCGCTTTGGATTTAGCGAACTGTTTGTAGGTGCCTTTCTAGTGGCAATCATCGGTAATGCCGCAGAACATAGCGCAGCCATTATGCTGGCCATGAAGAACAAAATCGGTGCAGCAGTAGAAATAGCTGTCGGTAGCAGTCTTCAAATAGCACTATTCGTTGCACCTGTACTTATCTTCGCCAGTTATTTCATGGGTGATACTATGGATATTGTGTTTACAACGATCGAAATTGTCGCCATTGGTGTCGCCGTATTCATTGCCAAATCGATAACTCAGGATGGTTCGACCAACTGGTATGAGGGTCTCTTACTGTTAACGGTCTACCTCATTCTGGGCGTCTCCTTTTATCTAGTATAA
- the rpsD gene encoding 30S ribosomal protein S4, with product MARYTGPKFKLSRRLGISLSGTGKDLKRPFPPGQHGANQRRKVSNYGMQLLEKQKLRHMYGLGEKQFKTLFTKAQKLPGLAGENFMFLLESRLDNLVYRLGFANSRAGARQLVSHGHVTVNGKKVDIASYRVSLGDVIGLRERSQSMASIKEALANRSHLPAYLEYAEGSFEGKYIRLPERSELSQDIDEKQIVEFYNR from the coding sequence ATGGCACGTTACACCGGACCTAAATTCAAACTCAGCCGCCGTCTGGGCATTTCCCTTAGCGGTACAGGAAAAGACTTGAAACGCCCTTTTCCTCCAGGACAACACGGAGCTAACCAACGCAGAAAAGTAAGTAACTACGGAATGCAGCTTTTGGAAAAACAAAAACTGCGTCACATGTATGGTTTGGGAGAGAAACAATTCAAAACTCTCTTCACTAAAGCACAAAAGCTTCCAGGTCTTGCGGGCGAAAACTTCATGTTCTTGCTTGAAAGCCGCTTGGACAACCTAGTTTACCGTCTTGGATTTGCTAACTCCCGTGCTGGTGCACGTCAGTTGGTATCCCACGGACACGTAACTGTTAACGGCAAAAAAGTCGACATCGCTTCTTACCGTGTAAGCTTGGGCGACGTTATCGGTCTTCGCGAAAGAAGCCAAAGCATGGCTTCCATCAAAGAAGCTCTTGCTAACCGTTCCCACCTTCCAGCTTACCTGGAATATGCTGAAGGATCTTTCGAAGGTAAATATATTCGTTTGCCAGAACGTTCCGAGCTTTCCCAGGATATCGATGAGAAACAAATCGTCGAGTTCTACAACCGTTAA
- a CDS encoding CBS domain-containing protein — translation MKTVKEVMTMEPVTVTLQDNVYEVAVKMRDNDTGFIPVINNEVDKTLLGVITDRDLVIRGYAAKHPGSTSVEKVMSREIQTVSEDTSVDEAAELMSNWQIRRLAVTSGQKLIGVVSIGDLAVRNIFADEAGEALHDISQQHLH, via the coding sequence TTGAAGACAGTGAAAGAAGTTATGACGATGGAGCCTGTAACAGTCACATTACAGGATAATGTGTATGAAGTCGCTGTTAAGATGAGAGACAATGACACCGGATTTATTCCTGTAATCAATAATGAAGTAGATAAGACTCTGCTCGGAGTAATTACAGATCGTGATCTTGTGATTAGAGGTTATGCGGCTAAGCACCCTGGATCAACTTCTGTAGAAAAGGTGATGAGTAGAGAAATTCAGACCGTCTCAGAAGATACTTCTGTAGATGAGGCTGCAGAACTGATGTCGAACTGGCAAATTCGCAGATTAGCCGTGACCAGTGGCCAGAAGCTGATTGGTGTTGTTTCCATCGGCGACTTGGCGGTGCGCAACATTTTTGCGGATGAGGCTGGAGAAGCTCTTCATGATATTTCGCAGCAGCATTTACATTAA